One segment of Gammaproteobacteria bacterium DNA contains the following:
- a CDS encoding acyl-CoA dehydrogenase C-terminal domain-containing protein, translating into MTAYFAPTRDMQFVINELAGLNEVTALPAFAEQEVNPELVEAVLEEAAKLATEVLAPLNKTGDILGARLDPQKGVIPADGFAEAYQKFIDGGWNGLASSVEHGGQSLPELINTATQEMWNSANMSFALCPMLNGGAIEAISRVGSAEQKALYLQQLVSGEWTGTMNLTESQAGSDLSAVRTRAVPEGDHYRIFGQKIFITWGEHNMAPNTIHLVLARTPDAPEGVKGISLFIVPKFLVNADGSLGARNDVHAVSLEHKLGIHASPTCVMAFGDQDGAIGYLVGEENKGLAYMFIMMNEARFKVGLQGLAIGERAYQGAREYAKDRAQGRPVGVRSGDRVTIIHHPDVRRMLMTMKAQNEAMRALAYVTAQHMDLARHHPDPAVRQTHQARVDLLIPVVKGWETELGIEIASLGVQVHGGMGFVEETGACQHLRDSRIATIYEGTTGIQAADLAGRKLSMDQGAAMRALIAEMDTIAKELGSASGDDLATIRAGLDEGVRSLTEATQWMLASRDPNAVMAVSVDYLMLVGYVCGGWQMARAAQVAQNKLMTGQDPVFHEAKLITSRFYMEHVLPKASALLRSVQQGGVSIMALTEEQF; encoded by the coding sequence ATGACCGCCTATTTCGCCCCAACCCGCGACATGCAGTTTGTGATCAATGAACTTGCTGGACTGAACGAGGTTACGGCATTGCCAGCTTTCGCTGAACAGGAAGTGAATCCTGAACTGGTGGAAGCCGTGCTGGAAGAAGCCGCCAAGCTGGCCACTGAAGTGCTGGCGCCGCTGAACAAGACCGGCGATATTCTGGGCGCGCGCCTGGATCCACAGAAAGGCGTCATTCCTGCGGATGGCTTCGCCGAGGCTTATCAGAAATTCATCGATGGCGGTTGGAACGGCTTGGCCAGTTCAGTCGAACACGGCGGCCAGAGTTTGCCGGAATTGATCAACACCGCGACTCAGGAGATGTGGAATTCCGCCAACATGTCTTTTGCCCTGTGTCCGATGTTGAATGGCGGCGCGATCGAGGCGATCAGCCGCGTCGGTTCCGCCGAGCAAAAGGCGCTCTATCTGCAGCAATTAGTTAGCGGCGAGTGGACTGGCACCATGAACCTGACCGAATCGCAGGCCGGCTCCGATCTGTCGGCGGTGCGCACCCGCGCCGTGCCGGAGGGTGATCATTACCGGATTTTCGGCCAGAAAATTTTTATCACCTGGGGCGAGCACAACATGGCGCCCAACACCATTCATCTGGTGCTGGCCCGCACCCCGGACGCGCCCGAAGGCGTGAAGGGCATCTCACTGTTTATTGTCCCCAAGTTTCTGGTGAACGCCGACGGTTCGCTGGGCGCGCGTAATGATGTCCACGCCGTATCCCTGGAACACAAGCTGGGCATTCACGCCAGTCCAACCTGTGTCATGGCGTTTGGCGACCAGGATGGCGCAATCGGCTATCTGGTCGGCGAGGAGAACAAGGGCCTGGCCTATATGTTCATTATGATGAACGAAGCGCGCTTCAAGGTCGGTTTGCAGGGCCTGGCGATTGGCGAGCGCGCTTATCAGGGTGCGCGGGAATACGCCAAGGATCGGGCGCAGGGCCGTCCGGTCGGGGTCAGGAGCGGTGACCGGGTCACTATCATTCATCATCCGGATGTGCGGCGGATGCTGATGACTATGAAGGCGCAGAATGAAGCGATGCGAGCGCTGGCCTATGTCACCGCGCAGCACATGGATCTAGCCCGTCATCATCCCGATCCGGCGGTGCGCCAGACACATCAAGCGCGGGTGGATCTGTTGATCCCGGTGGTGAAGGGCTGGGAGACTGAGTTGGGTATTGAGATTGCCTCGCTGGGCGTGCAGGTGCATGGCGGCATGGGTTTTGTCGAGGAAACCGGCGCCTGTCAACACTTGCGCGATTCGCGCATCGCCACCATTTATGAAGGCACCACCGGTATCCAGGCTGCCGATCTGGCGGGGCGCAAGCTAAGCATGGATCAGGGTGCGGCGATGCGGGCGCTGATTGCCGAGATGGACACAATCGCCAAAGAGCTAGGTTCAGCCTCAGGCGATGATCTGGCGACGATCCGCGCGGGTTTGGACGAAGGCGTCCGATCGCTGACCGAAGCGACCCAGTGGATGCTGGCCAGCCGGGACCCGAACGCCGTGATGGCGGTGTCGGTGGATTACCTGATGCTGGTCGGCTACGTCTGCGGCGGCTGGCAAATGGCCCGCGCGGCTCAGGTGGCGCAAAACAAGCTGATGACTGGGCAAGATCCGGTGTTTCATGAAGCCAAGTTGATCACTTCCCGCTTCTACATGGAACATGTGCTGCCCAAAGCCAGCGCGCTGTTGCGTTCGGTCCAGCAGGGCGGCGTTTCGATCATGGCGTTGACCGAGGAGCAGTTTTAG
- a CDS encoding electron transfer flavoprotein subunit beta/FixA family protein, with translation MKILVAVKRVVDYNVKVRAKADGSGVETANVKMSMNPFDEIAVEEAVRLQEAGKIKEIVAVSLGVPTCQDTIRTALAMGADRGILVETDVELQPLAVAKLLKAVVEKEKPDMIILGKQAIDDDANQTGQMLAALLGWPQGAFASKVEVGEGTVNVTREVDGGLETVALKLPAVITTDLRLNEPRFVKLPNIMKAKKKPLEVLKPADLGVDPAPRLTTLKVQEPPKRQAGIKVDSVAALVDKLHKEAHVI, from the coding sequence ATGAAAATTTTAGTCGCCGTAAAACGGGTCGTAGACTACAACGTCAAGGTTCGAGCTAAAGCCGATGGTTCCGGCGTGGAAACCGCTAACGTCAAAATGTCCATGAATCCCTTCGATGAAATCGCCGTGGAAGAAGCCGTGCGCCTGCAGGAAGCTGGCAAGATCAAGGAGATCGTCGCCGTATCGCTGGGCGTCCCCACCTGCCAGGACACCATCCGCACTGCGCTGGCCATGGGCGCTGATCGGGGCATTCTGGTGGAAACCGATGTCGAACTGCAACCGCTGGCGGTCGCCAAGCTGCTCAAGGCTGTGGTGGAAAAGGAAAAGCCGGACATGATCATTCTCGGCAAGCAGGCCATCGATGACGACGCCAATCAGACCGGCCAGATGCTGGCCGCGTTGCTGGGGTGGCCACAGGGCGCGTTCGCCTCCAAGGTTGAAGTAGGCGAAGGAACGGTCAACGTGACCCGTGAAGTGGACGGCGGTCTGGAAACCGTAGCTTTGAAACTGCCTGCCGTGATTACGACCGACCTGCGTTTGAATGAACCGCGTTTCGTCAAGCTGCCCAATATCATGAAGGCTAAGAAGAAGCCCCTGGAAGTGCTGAAGCCGGCGGATCTGGGCGTGGACCCTGCACCGCGTCTGACCACCCTCAAGGTGCAGGAACCGCCCAAGCGCCAGGCCGGCATCAAGGTCGACAGCGTTGCCGCGCTGGTCGACAAGCTGCACAAAGAAGCCCACGTCATCTAA
- a CDS encoding SUMF1/EgtB/PvdO family nonheme iron enzyme, translated as MTEETNALPNGYNLHRYQIEGVLGAGGFGITYRAIHEALQNEVAIKEYFPAEWAYRDHNGVNVRPNAQGQIPARQSEPPCYQWGLERFLDEAKILVQVNHPGVVRVRDYFAANGSAYIVMEYEDGESLSAMLQRGGILPEHELHRLLNDVMPALEAVHSQNYLHRDLKPSNLYIRSRDGHVMLLDFGAARQALGRRTRSVTSVVTPGYSPIEQYVTVGEDYGPWTDIYALGAVMYRCITGAPPIEAPGRVLKDPVQPAMEVGAGLYSRGLLQVVDQALAVRPEDRFQSVAAMRQALLQATDQSNSQVDFSPVPPIRSDLLDLPSSTSLRFEPLTPPRPGSAPPAPHWPDKQTPPAPKRPSTPSHPLAPIHEPPEYESLSPTVESLPDLTLDQIEPRAPSRAIDSEPSSAPLQSTESDLSLPMLENIWEHLDEGQSEVSPAKPAMQAPQQPPLEPSKSLLKRSPKSALEHLKKVSAKRGNSMSIPVEQVEPLSSPRSRTHPIAEEAVAQQALAAAPQIAPEPGKPAPDTQRINWKRALLVAFGISAFLGVGLLSYEYYQAIQARQQLEAAALKKQEEEEAARRAQEEARQREAKLTGYINQAREFIAKREWRQAHSALEQAAAIDRQYPALIAAQSELITAERSVPPPRTFTDPITGIELNWVEGGCFNMGSPSIERDRGSDESLHQVCVAGFWIGKTEVTNSQFRRFKPRHDSGSFQGRSLDTDLQPVVNLNWDDAQAFTEWLTWESGAGKRFRLPTEAEWEYATRAGTDTRYYWGNTIDPRYANFSDRNDPTGASIGNLDDGQSVSAQVGSYLPNALGLHDVAGNVWEWTCSEYYSNYSGEEQRCSAKRSGQGQRVARGGSWNNGAGDLRSAKRLPRKPGDRDALTGFRVIMEE; from the coding sequence ATGACTGAAGAAACCAACGCCCTGCCCAATGGCTATAACCTGCACCGCTATCAGATCGAAGGGGTGTTGGGCGCCGGCGGTTTTGGCATCACCTATCGGGCCATCCACGAAGCCCTGCAAAACGAGGTCGCGATCAAGGAGTATTTCCCGGCGGAATGGGCCTATCGCGATCACAATGGCGTCAATGTCCGCCCGAATGCCCAAGGACAAATCCCCGCCCGGCAGAGCGAGCCTCCCTGCTACCAGTGGGGCCTGGAACGCTTCCTGGATGAAGCCAAGATTCTGGTGCAAGTTAATCATCCCGGCGTGGTGCGGGTGCGCGATTACTTTGCAGCGAACGGCAGCGCTTATATCGTGATGGAATATGAGGATGGCGAATCGCTGAGCGCTATGTTGCAACGTGGCGGTATTCTCCCCGAGCATGAATTGCACCGCCTATTGAACGACGTTATGCCGGCGCTGGAAGCCGTGCATAGTCAGAATTATCTGCACCGGGATCTCAAGCCGAGCAATCTTTACATTCGCAGTCGCGACGGCCATGTCATGCTGCTCGACTTCGGCGCCGCCCGACAAGCGTTGGGGCGGCGCACCCGTAGCGTTACCAGCGTCGTGACGCCGGGTTACTCACCCATCGAGCAATATGTGACCGTTGGCGAGGATTACGGTCCCTGGACCGATATCTATGCCCTTGGCGCGGTCATGTACCGCTGCATCACCGGCGCACCACCTATTGAAGCGCCAGGCCGGGTACTGAAGGACCCTGTCCAGCCGGCCATGGAAGTTGGTGCGGGTCTTTATTCGCGTGGATTGTTGCAAGTCGTCGACCAAGCGCTGGCGGTTCGACCCGAAGACCGTTTTCAGAGCGTGGCCGCCATGCGGCAGGCGTTGCTGCAAGCGACTGACCAATCGAACAGTCAGGTTGATTTCTCTCCGGTGCCGCCCATCCGGTCCGATTTGCTGGATTTACCCTCATCAACTTCTCTGCGCTTCGAACCCCTTACACCGCCGCGGCCGGGATCGGCGCCGCCAGCGCCCCATTGGCCTGATAAGCAAACGCCGCCAGCGCCCAAGCGACCTTCTACCCCTTCGCATCCTTTAGCGCCCATCCATGAACCGCCTGAGTATGAGTCGCTCTCCCCGACCGTTGAATCGCTGCCTGACTTGACACTGGATCAGATCGAACCGCGCGCGCCATCACGAGCGATTGACAGCGAACCCTCCTCTGCGCCGCTTCAGTCTACGGAGAGTGATCTTTCTTTGCCGATGCTGGAGAACATTTGGGAGCATCTGGACGAGGGCCAATCTGAAGTTTCTCCGGCAAAACCGGCCATGCAAGCCCCTCAGCAACCGCCCCTGGAACCGTCGAAGTCTTTGCTCAAGCGATCGCCTAAATCGGCGCTGGAACATCTTAAAAAAGTCTCGGCCAAGCGGGGAAACTCGATGAGCATCCCTGTCGAGCAGGTAGAACCTCTTTCATCGCCGCGATCGCGAACCCATCCTATCGCAGAAGAAGCGGTTGCTCAGCAAGCGCTGGCGGCGGCTCCGCAGATCGCGCCTGAGCCAGGTAAACCGGCGCCTGACACCCAAAGGATCAATTGGAAACGAGCGTTATTGGTTGCATTTGGTATCTCGGCATTTCTTGGAGTCGGTTTGCTTTCCTATGAGTACTACCAGGCTATCCAGGCGCGGCAGCAGCTTGAAGCCGCCGCCCTGAAAAAACAGGAGGAGGAAGAAGCAGCCCGTCGCGCTCAGGAAGAAGCCCGACAACGCGAAGCGAAACTCACGGGTTATATCAATCAGGCTCGTGAATTCATCGCCAAACGGGAGTGGCGTCAGGCTCACAGCGCCCTGGAGCAAGCAGCAGCGATCGATCGCCAGTATCCAGCGCTAATAGCGGCTCAAAGTGAATTGATCACGGCGGAACGCTCGGTGCCTCCCCCCCGGACATTCACCGATCCTATCACTGGCATCGAGTTGAACTGGGTTGAAGGCGGCTGTTTCAACATGGGCAGCCCATCGATCGAACGAGATCGCGGTAGCGACGAATCCCTTCATCAGGTCTGTGTAGCGGGTTTCTGGATCGGCAAAACCGAAGTGACTAACAGCCAATTTCGCCGTTTTAAACCCAGGCATGATAGCGGCTCTTTCCAGGGGCGTTCCCTGGATACGGACCTGCAACCGGTAGTCAACTTAAACTGGGACGACGCGCAGGCTTTCACCGAGTGGTTGACCTGGGAATCGGGCGCAGGCAAACGATTTCGACTGCCGACCGAAGCAGAATGGGAATACGCGACCCGGGCTGGAACCGATACCCGGTATTATTGGGGCAACACCATTGATCCTCGCTATGCCAACTTCTCCGACCGTAACGATCCAACTGGCGCGTCCATCGGCAATTTGGACGATGGCCAGTCGGTCAGCGCGCAGGTGGGGAGTTATCTACCGAACGCCCTCGGGTTGCATGATGTGGCGGGGAATGTCTGGGAATGGACTTGTTCTGAATATTACTCAAATTACTCAGGCGAGGAGCAACGCTGTTCCGCCAAACGGTCCGGCCAGGGTCAACGGGTTGCGCGGGGAGGATCCTGGAATAATGGCGCGGGCGATTTGCGCTCGGCCAAACGTTTGCCCCGAAAACCGGGCGACCGCGATGCGCTGACCGGTTTCCGGGTGATCATGGAGGAATGA
- a CDS encoding electron transfer flavoprotein subunit alpha/FixB family protein — translation MSILVIAEHDNAVLKAATLNTITAAAQLGDDIHVLVAGQSCGAVAEAAAQVVGVKKVLVADAAHYAHQLAENVAALVVSLASGYSHILAPATAAGKNMLPRVAALLDVAQISDIIKVESADTFIRPIYAGNVLATVQTSDAVKVITVRGTAFPAAATGGSASVESVNLAADAGVSSFVGQQLTQSDRPELTAARIIISGGRGMGNGENFKLLEDVADKLGAAVGASRAAVDSGFVPNDYQVGQTGKVVAPELYIAVGISGAIQHLAGMKDSKVIAAINKDEEAPIFQVADYGLVADLFTAVPELSTELDKLKAAG, via the coding sequence ATGAGCATTCTGGTTATTGCCGAACACGATAACGCCGTCCTCAAGGCGGCGACGCTGAATACCATTACCGCCGCGGCGCAATTAGGCGACGATATCCACGTCCTGGTCGCGGGTCAGAGCTGTGGCGCGGTCGCCGAGGCCGCCGCCCAGGTCGTGGGGGTCAAAAAAGTCCTGGTGGCCGACGCCGCGCACTATGCCCATCAACTGGCCGAGAATGTCGCAGCGCTGGTGGTCAGCCTGGCAAGCGGTTACAGCCATATCCTGGCCCCGGCCACCGCCGCAGGCAAAAACATGCTGCCGCGCGTGGCCGCCCTGCTGGACGTGGCGCAAATCTCCGACATTATCAAGGTCGAGAGCGCTGATACGTTCATCCGTCCCATTTACGCCGGCAACGTGCTGGCCACCGTTCAAACCAGCGATGCGGTCAAGGTGATCACCGTGCGCGGCACGGCGTTCCCAGCGGCGGCAACGGGCGGTTCAGCGAGCGTTGAATCAGTCAACCTAGCGGCGGATGCCGGCGTCTCCAGTTTTGTCGGTCAGCAACTCACCCAGTCCGACCGGCCGGAATTGACCGCCGCGCGCATTATCATCTCGGGTGGACGCGGCATGGGCAACGGCGAGAATTTCAAGTTGTTGGAGGATGTAGCCGACAAACTCGGCGCGGCGGTGGGCGCTTCCCGCGCCGCCGTGGACTCCGGTTTCGTGCCTAATGATTACCAGGTGGGCCAAACCGGCAAGGTGGTCGCTCCAGAACTGTACATTGCGGTCGGCATCTCCGGCGCCATTCAGCATTTGGCCGGCATGAAGGACAGCAAGGTTATTGCCGCCATTAACAAGGACGAGGAGGCGCCGATCTTCCAGGTCGCTGATTATGGTCTGGTGGCTGACTTGTTTACCGCCGTGCCTGAATTATCCACAGAGTTGGACAAGCTAAAAGCGGCGGGTTAA
- a CDS encoding MaoC family dehydratase, whose product MYPTHEGYNDTLHGYYLEDLAVGMGASHAKTVTETDVVLFAGLTGDNNPIHCNEVFATQTQFKSRIAHGMFCAGLISCVAGTRLPGPGAVYVDQQLRFKAPVRIGDTVTALCTVQEIVQERRRVVMSTVCTVGDKVVVEGTATFLVSRRPKA is encoded by the coding sequence ATGTATCCCACTCATGAAGGTTATAACGATACCTTGCATGGTTATTATCTGGAAGACCTTGCGGTTGGCATGGGTGCTTCTCACGCTAAAACCGTTACTGAAACCGATGTTGTCCTGTTTGCGGGATTGACCGGCGATAATAACCCCATCCACTGCAATGAAGTGTTTGCTACTCAGACCCAGTTTAAAAGCCGTATCGCCCACGGCATGTTCTGCGCTGGCCTGATTTCCTGCGTGGCGGGCACCCGCCTGCCCGGCCCTGGCGCGGTCTACGTGGATCAACAATTGCGTTTCAAGGCCCCGGTGCGCATCGGAGACACTGTCACCGCGCTTTGCACCGTTCAGGAGATTGTCCAGGAACGCCGGCGCGTTGTCATGAGCACGGTCTGCACGGTCGGCGACAAGGTGGTGGTCGAGGGAACCGCTACTTTCCTGGTTAGCCGCCGCCCCAAAGCCTAG